The following are from one region of the Halodesulfovibrio sp. MK-HDV genome:
- a CDS encoding BMP family ABC transporter substrate-binding protein, whose translation MRKFVGIAMLAAMVVVAGFGATVAQAKDLKVGFVYVSPVGDAGYSYAHDLGRQAVAKMDGVKTFYVESVPEGADAARVINNMARKGYDVIFATSFGYMDPMLKVAKKFPNTTFMHCSGYKTAPNMSAYFGRIYQARYLAGLVAGSMTKSNIIGYAAAFPIPEVKRGINAFTLGVRAVNPKAKVHVVWTKTWYDPATEKEAAKSLIDIGADVITQHQDSPGPQEAAQEAGIYSIGYNSDMSQFAPDAHLTSAIWNWSAFYPVVIEKVKKGEWKADNYWWGLSEGVVDLAPFGDMVPENVQKMVNARKAEIKNGTFKVFAGPIKDQSGTVRVAEGETASDAMLAGMDWFVEGVEGSNQ comes from the coding sequence ATGCGTAAATTTGTGGGTATTGCAATGCTCGCGGCTATGGTTGTTGTTGCTGGTTTCGGCGCAACGGTAGCACAGGCGAAAGATTTGAAAGTTGGTTTTGTATACGTATCTCCAGTTGGTGACGCTGGTTATTCTTACGCTCACGATCTGGGGCGTCAGGCTGTTGCTAAAATGGACGGCGTAAAAACTTTTTATGTTGAATCTGTACCGGAAGGTGCTGATGCAGCTCGTGTTATTAACAATATGGCTCGTAAAGGGTACGATGTAATCTTCGCTACAAGTTTCGGTTACATGGACCCAATGCTCAAAGTCGCAAAGAAATTTCCTAATACCACCTTTATGCATTGTTCCGGTTACAAAACCGCACCGAACATGTCTGCATACTTTGGTCGTATTTACCAGGCCCGTTACCTTGCAGGTCTCGTAGCTGGTTCCATGACTAAATCTAACATCATCGGTTACGCTGCTGCGTTCCCTATTCCAGAAGTTAAACGTGGTATTAACGCATTTACACTTGGCGTTCGCGCTGTGAACCCAAAGGCAAAAGTACACGTTGTTTGGACTAAAACATGGTACGACCCAGCAACCGAAAAAGAAGCTGCTAAGTCTCTTATCGACATCGGTGCCGACGTTATTACACAGCATCAGGACTCCCCTGGTCCACAGGAAGCTGCGCAGGAAGCTGGAATTTACTCCATTGGCTACAACTCTGATATGTCCCAGTTTGCTCCTGATGCACATCTTACTTCTGCAATTTGGAACTGGAGTGCATTCTACCCTGTAGTTATCGAGAAAGTAAAAAAAGGCGAATGGAAAGCTGACAACTACTGGTGGGGACTTTCCGAAGGCGTAGTTGACCTTGCACCGTTTGGTGACATGGTTCCTGAGAATGTTCAGAAAATGGTTAACGCTCGTAAAGCGGAAATCAAAAATGGTACATTCAAGGTGTTTGCTGGCCCTATCAAAGATCAGTCCGGTACTGTTCGCGTTGCAGAAGGCGAAACTGCTTCTGACGCAATGCTTGCTGG